One window from the genome of Salvia miltiorrhiza cultivar Shanhuang (shh) chromosome 7, IMPLAD_Smil_shh, whole genome shotgun sequence encodes:
- the LOC130996062 gene encoding uncharacterized protein LOC130996062, with protein MESVSRQKLLSNLRRRNSFVCMAVEELLQEQLLQLVVVVDCIEKSRSRKRKRRVLAEPYGMLHRIPDQVKYLNRMIDFSDTNCIINLRMDRNTFGRLVQLLRYLGGLKDGRHVTVEEQVAMFLSVLAHHKKNRVVKFNFWRSGQTVSHYIHVVLRAILSLHVQLLVKPTLVLANSDDSRWKWFKGCLGALDETYINVMVPNSDKP; from the exons ATGGAGTCTGTGAGTAGACAGAAACTACTGTCTAATTTGAGGCGTAGAAACTCGTTTGTGTGTATGGCTGTTGAGGAGTTATTGCAGGAACAATTGTTGCAGCTAGTGGTTGTGGTTGATTGCATAGAGAAGTCTAGGTCACGAAAAAGAAAACGTCGGGTATTGGCTGAGCCTTATGGGATGCTCCATAGAATACCTGACCAAGTTAAGTACTTGAATAGGATGATAGACTTTAGTGATACGAATTGTATCATAAACCTGCGGATGGATAGGAATACCTTTGGGAGATTGGTTCAGTTGTTGAGATATTTGGGCGGACTTAAAGATGGTAGACATGTAACGGTTGAAGAGCAAGTGGCAATGTTTTTATCTGTGCTTGCTCATCACAAAAAGAATAGGGTGGTTAAGTTTAACTTTTGGAGGTCGGGTCAGACGGTTTCGCATTACATACATGTTGTTCTCAGAGCGATATTAAGCTTACACGTGCAATTGCTTGTTAAACCGACTCTTGTTCTAGCAAACTCCGATGACTCGCGATGGAAATGGTTCAAG GGGTGTCTCGGTGCGTTAGACGAGACTTATATCAATGTGATGGTGCCTAATAGCGATAAGCCGTGA
- the LOC130996063 gene encoding probable calcium-binding protein CML25, with amino-acid sequence MGFRSLFKKKKQLPIPIESTVAAQSFMMASRTPSHNGRARIEEELEQVFKKFDANGDGRICAEELGSIMRSLGHPVTEDEVRSMIREVDADGDGFIDLREFIELNTSNVDHDEVLDNLRHAFEVFDADKNGAISAEELLNVLRSLGEECTLDDCKKMISGVDIDGSGTIDFDEFKAMMMKGVRFDLAKAD; translated from the coding sequence ATGGGATTCAGATCTCTGttcaagaagaagaagcagctccCGATCCCGATCGAATCCACCGTGGCCGCACAGAGCTTCATGATGGCCTCCCGCACGCCGTCGCACAACGGGCGCGCCCGGATAGAGGAGGAGCTGGAGCAGGTCTTCAAGAAGTTCGACGCCAACGGCGACGGCCGGATCTGCGCGGAGGAGCTCGGCTCCATCATGCGCAGCCTCGGCCACCCCGTGACGGAGGACGAGGTGCGCAGCATGATCCGCGAGGTCGACGCCGACGGCGACGGCTTCATCGACCTCCGCGAGTTCATCGAGCTCAACACCAGCAACGTCGACCACGACGAGGTCCTCGACAACCTCCGCCACGCCTTTGAGGTCTTCGACGCCGACAAGAACGGCGCCATCTCCGCCGAGGAGCTCCTCAACGTCCTCCGCAGCCTCGGCGAGGAATGCACGCTCGACGATTGCAAGAAGATGATCAGCGGCGTCGACATCGACGGCAGCGGCACCATCGACTTCGACGAGTTCAAGGCCATGATGATGAAGGGAGTCCGCTTCGACCTTGCTAAGGCTGATTGA